AGCCACTTAAATGAACGGTATATTGTTAACCCTACTAGCCACATAAATACTAGAACATTTTGTCATTGAAATCCAATCCTATACTTTTCAGGTGTACATCTATTGACTTTAAGTACCAGATCTGGAAATGTGGAGTTGTGTTCACAGACGGGGTAAGAGGGATCAAAGATGAATAGTATTTTCTGTATTTGTGCCGTAGATGTATTGGTTATAACAATTGTTCATTTTCATACTGTAGGTTGAAGACAAGCTTTATATGACGTTATTTCAATCTCTTCCCCCCCCAGACTTTTCTCTATCTGTGTTGGTACACGATCATGTCCTTGCTTGGACATTACAACAACTTCTTCTATGCCTGTCACTTGCTGGACATAGCCATCGGTGTGAAGGATCTCCGTACTATCCTGTCCTCTGTCACCCACAATGGGAAACAGGTAGGGAGCTGAACAGTACACACCCTTCCAGCCTCCGTTTGTCAGTGAATGTGCTGCTGATACGACtcattccctgtctccctcctagCTCATGATGACATTGGGCTTGTTGGCAGTGGTGGTGTATCTCTACACTGTAGTGGCCTTTATCTTCTTCCGCAAGTTTTACAACAAGAGTGAAGATGAGGATGAGCCGGATATGAAATGTGACGACATGATGACTGTGAGCCGGTGCTGTTTCCTGCCAGCTCTATGCTGTACCATATACTCTATAGTCGTACAGTGTGTTTGAGTTTACTTACTACTTCTCTATAGTCAATGTGCTCTCTTCCCTCCACTTGTGTCAGTGCTACCTCTTCCACATGTACGTGGGAGTGCGTGCTGGCGGTGGCATAGGGGACGAGATCGAGGACCCGGCGGGAGACGTGTACGAGCTCTACCGGGTGGTCTTTGACATCACCTTCTTCTTCTTTGTCATTGTCATCCTGTTGGCCATCATTCAGGGTAAGGCAGCGTCCCTCTTATGCATTCCAAAACACTACTCCACCACTGTACAGTACCTCAAGCTAATGGCAATCTCGGATAGCTAGTCATAATGTCATTCGACTGTAAGGGATGTGAGTTTGTGTGTTTCCTACAGGTCTGATCATTGACGCCTTCGGAGAGCTCCGAGACCAACAGGAGCAGGTTAAGGAAGACATGGAGGTACAGATCTTTTTTTCAATTTAAAATGTTATTGTATCTTTGGCGTTCATCAGTTTTAGGTGAGTTCAAGTCAATCACATGGTTGGGCACATACCACCATCTTGCCTACTGTTTCTGTTTATTTGATTCTTGTAGACCAAGTGCTTCATCTGTGGAATTGGAAGCGACTACTTTGATACGACGCCGCACGGCTTCGAGACCCACACCCTGGAGGAACACAACTTGGCCAACTACATGTACGTGTTCTCCCTGTAATCAGtcaacagtgtgtgtccatgacCATCTGCCATCACACTGACCTGccggtctgtctgtcctctgcaGGTTCTTCTTAATGTACCTCATCAACAAAGATGAGACGGAGCACACTGGCCAGGtgagtctgtcagtcagtctttGTGTTCGTGGCACCAAATGCCTCCCATTTTGTAGCCATTAATTTCAATTGGCTGTCTCTtcttttctccctctgtcctggttcctcctctgttccaggAGTCATATGTGTGGAAGATGTACCAGGAGCGAGCGTGGGATTTCTTCCCTGCTGGGGACTGTTTCAGGAAGCAATATGAGGATCAGCTTGCATAACCATACGACTACAATTAGTAGGTTTAATAACATAGTAAACCATACTGAAATAGCTGCACAATACTGTATGGAAGAGAGTTGGACCCAAACACATGAAAACTAAATAACTGCATTTAGAAGTGTTTGTAGCAATGTCAAGTTGAAACATTCAGTGACAGTAATTCTTGAAATGTCATTGTGCGCGTGAATGTGGGAAAATACTCCCATTTTGCCAACACCCACAAATATTCTCAATAATTAAGTGCATTATGCATGTCAATTTTGTAAAACTTCAGTGCCTAAATTATTGGAACAAACTTTATTAGTCGTATACTACAGCAGCATCTTGATACTGTACCAAAACTGTCATGTTTGGTATAGTACTTTGATATCTCCTCCTACTCATAAAGCAAGAGATACCGGTACCAGATATACTGTAAACACAACTGGAGTATAGTTGATGGTACTTTATCCTTCAAAGCTATTTTACCAGCCCACTGGAAAAGCGCTATAACCACTACATACAGTATTGACTTTAAATGCTCTTCAACGGCTGCTTTTCAACTGACAAGGTTTTTCCCTGAAATGTTCTTTGTATCTGTTTTAATTATTACTATTTCTCTCAACAGAACTGATGATGGTTACTGTGTCGTTGACGTAGGAACTAGGGCTtgtgtatttatttgtttttaattTATTGAATGTATTTTAAGCCTGGCTAGTCTGAATGCCATGAATGCATTATTGTATCCAGTACATTGTTTAGTTTGAGGGAACTCGCTACTTTGTTTTCTTAAAACCAAAAAAATACTGGTTTATTAATGGGTTTGTTCATTGGTTTATTAAATAAAAGGCTTTGATGCACTTACAGTTTGATGTAGTTTCCTTTCAGTAAAGGGTTATACCAATTTATTACACAGTCCGTGCCAACGGATTAGTTGATTTGGTTTCTTAATATTCATATTGGGAAGATAAATATTTATCTAGCATGTGATTTGGTGGCTCCACATTGGTGACAATTGACTacagtgtatacagtatgttcACAACTGTTGAACCGTCCGTAACACAACCAATCCTTGATTTGTTTTGATCTTGTTAATTTGACTACCGTATTGTGGTGAACTTGTCTACTTTCTTCAGTATTTCTTCACAACTACTGGAAGTCCCTCTGTGAGCCTTTTAAACCTCACTTCCTGAAGACCCTCCGGTCCCAtccttctccttccctgttgtcCTGCCCGTCCAGCaatagagaggaggtgggggaggaggagcaggaggcctGGAGCTGCAGGGTGGGGCTTGATGAGGAGGCCATCCAGCTCAGGCTGTCAATAGAGTCATTGAGATAGGGCTGGGCCTCGCGCTGAGGGCAGAGTACATAGCGATCAGCATGATGATGATGCACCTGGGCGGTTTCCAGAGGGCCCATGTTCTTCTGGTAGGACGGGTGAGGCAGTCCAAAAGGCTCCCAGCCCCCCACGGCCCCCGACAGAGAGCCTGAGGGCTCCTCCATGTTGACGTAGAGCAGGTCATCAGCCTCCTCCTGCTCGGGCATCTCCTCCAGTGCTTTCTCCAGGTCACAGCGCAGGGAGGGGAACCCCGGGCGGTCCTTAGGACTCAGTAGCCAGCAGGAGAACATCAGGgagtagctacagtatagagGAGATACAAAATTACCCAAAATCCAGATACTCCAGGAAAGGTACATTCGTTGCCTCTACTATACACCACTAAATACAGATCCAGAAACAGGCACTCACATGGTGTCCAGGCAGCTAGGGGGCTGCTTGAGGCGGTTGCCCTGTCTAAGGTAGTCGTAGATCTCACTGTTTTCCACTCCAGGGTAGGGCGTCTGTCCCCGAGTGGCTATCTCCCACATAGTCACTCCAAACGACCACTTCAAGAGAGGGATATAAGCACCGTCACAAAAATAATGTACTTGTATTTACTCTTTGTTATGAATTCTTCTGCAGGATGTTAAAACCCAAATACAGTAGGAGACATGGGTCACATAATGTAGCTGGACAAAGTTTGGATAGCTCACCACATCACTCTTGGTGGTGTACACTCGGTCTGCCAGGCTCTCGATGGCGATCCATTTTACTGGCATCTTTGAAATGCGTCCTTGTCTATAGTAGTCTCCATTATAGATCTTCTTAGATAGGCCAaaatcagccacacacacagtcatattcTCGTTCAGCCTGCAGGACAgatatatactgagtgtacaaaacattaagactAAGAGACTTTCCGtgaaagactgaccaggtgaaagcgaCGATCCCTTATtcttgttaaatctacttcaatcagtgtggatgatttaagccttgaggcaattgagacaatggattgtgtatgtgtgccattgagggtgaatgggcaaaatgaaagattgaagtgcctttgaacggggtatggtagtaggtgccagttgCACCGGCTTGTGTcaggaactgcaacgctgctgggtttttcacactcaacagcttcccgtgtgtatcaagaatggtccaccacccaaaggacatccagccatcttcacacaattgtgggaagcattagactcaacatgagccagcatccctgtggaacgctttcgacaccttgtagagtccatgccccgaagaatttaggctgttctgagggcaaaagagggtgGGTAGAACTCAATACtaagaaggtgttcttaatgttttgtgcactccgTGTGTGCGCAGATGAGCACAGACAACGTAATAGCAGCGTAAAACAGTACTGTTACTTGCATCACTCAACATGCTCAACTTGCGTCACAGTCGTTCTCTCAGACCATCACAGAAAAACATTGAGGAGTATGTGTGAGAAACAGGAGGACACGGACAGAACAGAGAGGCGAGAATCCCCACATGCAGTTTCGCGCTGCCAGGTCTCTATGGATGAACCTCTTGTCGCTCAGGTACTCCATTCCCCGTGCGACGTCTGTCATGAACTTCACCAACATCTGAGACGGCAGGGACTGATGAATGGAGACAGAGACGATAAGATACAGACAGGGGGTGCTATACAGCGGCACAAATGGAACACGCATTGAAAGGAGAAAAGAGCACAACGCTACAATTTTTATTTGTGTAACAAAAAACCTTTCCCATCTGCGTGGGAGGGAAGGGAACTGACCAAAGGACTGTCCCCGAGTCGAGAGTAGAGCAGGAAACTGTGCAGGTCCCCGTGTTTCATACAAGGCAGGATGACGACAGGGGATGGGTAGCCTCCCCTCTCTACCGTCTGCAGACACACTCCTACAGGGAGGATCGGGGAAACAACCGAATGAATCGAGTCAGGCCTACTTGGTAACGGACACTTGGGAGACAAAAACGTCCGCGTGTTAATAGTCGCTCGATAAGTGACAAAACAAAATCAGCCCAGTCTCTCACCGAGGAGTCTCATGACGTTGGGGTGGTCAAACTCCTTCATACAAGCAGCCTCCCTGAGGAAGTCCTCCATCTCGGTGCGAGTGCAGATGGAAACtacgagagggagaaggagagggtggctgaggtCAAACTGACACATACTGCACCGTGGGAGACGCACAATGGGGACATCCGACACTCACTCTTCATGGTCTTCACAGCCACTTTGAGGACAGTCTCTTCATGCACCAGAAGCCCTTCCATGACGGAGCCAAACTCCCCTGCAGATCAAGACATGGACGCGCTGTTAGTCCGGGGGGTTGGTGTAGCTGGGGATCTAAGCCTCTTAAGGCCCTAGGATGTAGTAGTTCATGACTGACTAGGTGACAGTACATATAGCGTATGACGAAGGCTTCAGCCGGAGCTCACCCTCGCCGAGGGTCTTGCCCAGGGTCAGCTTGTGTCGGTCCACCATCACATCCTGCAACTTGTGCTTCAACTCGTCACTGATCACCAGGCTGTTCACTGCGGACAGGGTTAATACTCTCTCTTACACAGAAACAGGGATTCTTAAAGCATGATGTATTGGAAAAATAACTTGAGCGTTATTCCTCTCACACTGCCCTTAAACAAATGAGAGATTCCGTTTTGAAGAACAATGCAGAATATGAGTCCATTATTGTGAAACTGTTCTAGGCTTCCAGTCTATGTTTTCTCTTCCTGTGTTTTCTTTTCACAACGATGTGTGTCGAAACAAAATGCTCTGGCAACAAAACACATCCCAAAACTATGATTTGGAACGTTTCCCATTTGTTCTGAAATAAATATAATTCAATATTTGGAAGCCTTTGTCCCCTAAGAATAATAGCAGTGTGACTCTGCAAGGATTTGAACTCCATTCTCAAACTAATTTCTCTGTGTTCTCCAGCAGATTGTGTAGTTAACAGCCAGATCCTGACAccactctgcccccccccccccaccacatcTGGCACAGAACAACATTGAGCAAACGGATGAAATCTGAGCTTCAACATCTGTTCCTGAACTCCCACACTTCATGACACACCGCTTGGTTCCAAGGCGTTTACCGGTGACTGTTCCTCTTACGTCACTGGCATGACAACTCACGTGTGGCTTCATTCGACTGGTGATTGTAGGTGCGTCGGGCGCTGTATCTTACTACGAAGTCCCCACCGCCGTTTCTCATGGGGTCAAATGTTTTCCTGTCGCgcaacacacaagcacacaggtGTTTTTAATTGATCATCGAACCGGAATGACGACAACAAAAGAATGAAACAAAGGGGATACAGGGAGACCCAGAGGTACACACCCAAAGCATGTCTCTCTTCGACGCAATATGATTGCATACACCATGATGAACCCTATCAAGGCCAGACCGACAGCAATCCCCATGATCACATACCACCAATGCCAGGAAAATTCCTGATGTGGGGAGAGATCTAAAAAGGCAGGAAAGAGAGGTAGGTCAACTATTACACAGACACTGGAATATGCTACCTGATGAATCAACCTAGAACATTTGGGATCTCCTGccgttttcctcctctcctttgcCCCATCCCAACCATCCTActgtctccctctgttctgtccagaCTCACCAGGCTGTTTCTGTTTGAGGGTTTGGACAGGGCTCCAGGGGCCACACCCTGCCACAGTACAGGCACTCACACTCAGGGACACACTGTCCAGGAGGCTGGAGAGCGGGATAGCTAGCTCAGAGGACTGAACTgactccagaacagcctgaaacAACAGCAAATATACCCAttacactcagagagagagagtctacaaCATATGTTTACTTTGACAACTGTAACATGGGTTACCTTGGACTTGTTAGGGGTTCTGTACTCCACTCTGTACCCTAGTATCTGGCCATTCAGTCTGCCTGGTGGCTTGGTCCAGCTGACAATAACCTCTGTTCCATTAAACAGTCCACTCACATTGTCTGGTGCTGCCTCTGGTACTGTCAGATACATGCCAAAAAATGAATAATGTTTACAACATGTGACCTGTAACACACACTACCAGACTCATGCTGTTAAAAACCAGTGTGCAAAGGTCCGTGCGTAAAATGTGATCTTATTAAGAGAACAATGTAAATAAAGGCATTTTTGTCACGTTGTGAGTCTTAGCGTGGGCTGCGGCTGGGGCCTGTACTGGACCCTGCCTGGTGATGTCATCGGTGAGTGTTCCACTGCTGATCGTTTCCATATGTGGCTCCACCCCGGCCAACAAAAACACAagcaccttcccctctccctccatctacccggctctttctctctctcgctcactccctCAGCCCACGcccctctcactcccctctaTCTCTGACCCAggagcagtggagagagagatgtagatggGAGGGATAAGATATTTTTACTTTGTGGGGAGGTCGGGAATATAgctcgctcgcacacacacacacacacacacacacacacacaccttacaggTCTGTGCCACGTCATGCGCGCATGTTATTTTCAGATAAATAGGACCGACAAAAGCAAAGAATCTAAATGGTTTGGTTACGCTTAAGCACTAGGAGTCATGAGTTATCTACcacatgcaacaacaacaacaacaacaacaacaaaaagtgttCGAAATGAATGAATTTGACAGTGACGGTCAGCATCGTTTAGCTAATGGAATCAAACGAATCCAAACATGCATTCTCCCAGCACAAGAAGGGTGTTTTCTTTTAAGCCTGACATCTGGTAACCGATTTGATAGAATGGAAAATTCTTTAGCGGTCAGTTGATGGTGTGTTGATGTGCACTACACCACTGTGAAATTGGCTgtttccccctttccccttctctccgaaagtctctctttcccttctaCACACAAACATGTCTACATTACAGACTGCGGAAAGCATGAGTTGGCATGGAAAAACCGCTTCTCCACCAGCCATAATTCAAACACACTGCGGCATTATATGGACACAGCAGGATTGAGCCACCTCTGCCAAACCATGAATAGAGAATGCTTAATCTGTTTCCCTCCTGCCCTCAGTACCTCCTCCTTCGCTCAAGCAACTTTCTCAATATAGAAGTTTATATTTTAAAACactgaggatggagagaagggtgTTCTTACTGGCAAATGTGACTTGTCTGTTGCCAGCTCAGCGGAATAGCACTGAAAATCTTGATTTAACATCAGGTTCCATCCATCTGGCCCTTTTCAGATGTATATTTAGAATGAAACGCTAGACCCCTCTGCTTTTCAAAACCATAAACCTGTATCTCTTCTGTCTGTTTGATCAAAAACACTTGAGAATCCTTAACCAATTCCCAAACTGTTTTTCTTCTTTCCAGAACAATCTTTGACCCATAACCTGCCTAGCTTCACAGTCACTCAACTCTCGTTGTTCCCCCTGTAGGTCACTGACCTCTGCTACATAGGTATCACACTTTAACATTAACTCATTGTACTGTAAGTCACTCAGGACGAAATCATACCTAAGAGTTGTAGATGTGAATACATAACAAAATACATGATCAGTAATAGAATTGCTATAAACACACGCTGATGGGGTGGCGGGTCGAGGACTGTGGCAAACAGCTTACCTCCTTCAGATGTGCGCAGTGTTACCCATGGTGTCCAGGGGGAAGCACCTTGACTGCTACGGCAAGCCACCCTCACGTCATAGGAGGAGTAGGGCTCCAGGTCTGGGATCAGGTGTCGGGCAGGTGGTACATTTACATTCTGGTTGTGGACCAGGTGATTAAGCAATGCAGTGCGGTCAGGACCAGATGGGGCTGCCTGTATAGAGCACACAGAGACAGGATACACCCCTCCAAAGCCAGGCTCCCAGGAGATCAGCAGGGAAGAGATGGTAACCTCTACAGCCTGGACTTCATGTGCCTGGGAGGGAACCACTACACCCAAGACAAGAGAGGTAGTCATGAATGAGACCAAACAAATCAACATAATCATAAGTTGTTTACGTTGAACGACTCCTCTGTTGGTACGGACCTGTCACTGTTCCCGAGGCTGAGGTAGCCACACCTTTACTGTTGTGGGCTTCACAGGAGAAGCTGCTTGTATGGTTGAGGCCTAACAACAGGGATGCAAGGAGGTGGTCAGTCAGACGGACAGAAACACAAATAGACAGTTACAGAATGCAGGTTTCAATTTTAAGCCTGTATAATGTGCTGTTTGTAAGCCAAATGCAAAAGTAAGAGAAAAGTCTTTACCTGTGAAGTTGCGAGTGGAGGGCGAGTGGGATACAGGGTCCTGAAGCGTGTTGAGCGGTCCTCCATTCTGCAGCCAGATGATCCTGACAGGTTCTGGAGGCCCATGGGCCATACACTGCAGGCTGAGGCTAACATTAGCCACTACTGTCATGTCATGAGGCTCCACTGAGAAATGAGGGATTCCTGGAAAAGACCATGAACTCTGAGTAAGATACTGTCGAAAATAAAAAGACAGATTattgaagagacagagagaaactctACCTTCTAGCTGAATGACCCCTTCCTGAGACATCAAGTCCTTCCGCCCCACTGTTGCCATGCAACGGTATCTCCCAATGTCTGACAGTTTCACATGATCAATTCTGATGACAAACAAGACATATTACTGTCACTGAAAAAAAGATAAGTCAGACCAAGAATGTgtgacatagacagagagagagagagagtcataatTGAAGAAATGACCTGAGTTCACTGAGGGTCAGCCAACTTCCTTCAGTGACAGGCACTTGGACTTGATTGGTGTCAGCGTAATCCAGGGATTGACCGTCCCTAAACCACACCACATCCGGAGgttcctctccacctccatctccctgGAGAGTACAGAGCACCTGCACCGGCTTACCCAGGGATGAGGTTACATTGGCTGGGCTCTTCACAAACTGAAACACTTGATTCAAAGGACACCCATTAATCTAAATGTTAAACTGACATTCAGTAAATATGGTTCCTAAAATTAGATTAATGAATACCAAGTTCACTCGGGGAAGCATGAGTTAAGTTTACCATTAAATATAGTGTCAACTTGTCTTGTCAATCAACTGTAATATTAGACTAACCCTATATACCTACCTAAAACGTTCATAAGTAAGAAAAACCGCGATGAAAGAAAAGAACATACGTTTTTCAAAGAATACTATTTGtgttttttaaatgataaaaCATACGTTATGATCATTTCTGAGAGGTCATTTATATTTCTAAAATGACAACATAATCTCTGGTATCATCAATGCTGACTCACCTGGCACAGGGACCACTGTACCTATTATACCCATCAACAAAAGAACAAATAACGGCAAACACCCTCTGCTGCCCTTCATCCTCGTTCAGGTTTGCTCTTGAAGAACAAGATTGGTCTCTACTACGACTAAAATTATGCCTCAGACAGACATCTTTCCATCCTTCCAGGCAAGAAATTAAATTCTTCCTCGCACAGTATCCACGTTAGACTATTTCCTTAAGGTTTCAGACGCTTTCCAAAAAGTTTTCCTTGAGAGTAGACTATGCCATTCATAGCAATTATTGAAAACGTTTTTCTTCTTCCAGGAGTCGAATTCACAATATAACCTACTACTGCTGGATATGATGTAGCCTATCCCCGAGACTGAATTTAGTTTAATAAGCAAATAGTCCGCGAGTATTAGGCATGTCTCTCACGATTGAATTACTCATAGGGAAAACTTTAGCTCTTGACTAGCTCAACTGGCCGCAAGATGGCGCTATTATTCCATTGCGAAATAATAGCGCCTTCCTGCGACCGGTTGGGCTAGCTCTTGACATTTTCCCCCTCCATTACTCCCTCTTCTTCATTCACATTTCTGACTTTCATGGACACTCAACCGTTGAAGAAATAGTACATTGAGAATAGTACATACTTTTAGAGAATTTGTTCCGCCCCTAGCATACATTACATACTATGAAGAAATAAATGTTCTATTTATCTGACGTTGGAAAGTATGCTGCGTTCGTAACCAAATGGGATGTGggaatttaccagttgtgaagtcgtAAATACCAGTTGGATGCATTCAAATGGTCTGAAGTCTTTTAGAAACGCTGATTTGTTAATGGCAAACAAGCATTATgtcaataaaataaatataatttgAGATGCAAATGCCCCTCCTGGGtaaatccatttcaattcaatcactttttgacagcaccccttttgatttgaatgaaATCTCCCATACATATTTTGCCCATTTGTAGAAGTGCTCAGAAAGTGACTTTGGATCTGAATGagaaaacattcaataaataaaggTGCTCAAAGCTCACCTATTACGCgtaccccaccataccatgagacatccatgtcttcatcactggaaaagataaacggttgatattgatataatttaaaagcttacaaacagggttgtcaaactatttaATAATTTGttgatttttttgttgtcattTTTAACCTTAAACGTCAATTATCTAAAAACCTGTAAACTCCAATTGTTTTCATTTTCACATATATTGTAGCTTAGACCTTATTTTACATCATCTGAGGTTTTTTGTGTTGTGTTGCCATTGGTTGACAACATTCTCGAATACATATTTAGGCTGATAAATTTACTAAAATGGGAGATATTAAATGTCAACTTTCGAATTGCACCACAAAGATGGTTGTTGGAGGttcacacatcagagaatgttgacttgGATGGGAATATTTGTTGTTTTAAATTATACTGTCAATCCTCCCTATTGAAATCATAGAAATATAGACATGACCATTAAAGTTTAAATTAGACTGTGGGAGGGCCGGTGGCCATCTTTGTGGCAGTAATTAGAAGTTAAAATTTTAATTCAATTTAAATGTCAATTGTGTACCAGCTATAAAGTGCAGTGGTCTGAAGGGATATGTCCATtctatgaattatatttctatgattaAAATGAAACCCATACTGTATTCAAGAGCATGATGTGTCTCAACCGATGGCAGgcacaacacacacaaaatatgAGTTTAAGCGTTCTTAGATCATTTTAcgttaaaggttaaaaaaaaaatgtaatcattcAAAAACATTTTCTTTTAAGAAATTATACAATAGTTTGAGAAGACTGTTTGCTAGCTTTTAATTAAATAATATCAAACACAACGGTtgatcttttccagtgatgacGGCATGGATGTCTTATCGTATGTTGGGGTAGGATGAATTTGGAAATGGTGGGACATCATATAAACTGGGACAGTTTAATCCTGCCGTGTTTATTTCTTGGTCTGACAAGAGAAAATCTAAACTATTGTTACTAAACCACACGATCAAAATTCCATCACTTCATTGGTGTGACATTACAGAGGGGGACACAGCAAGCTTCAAACAGGAAGCTCAAGGTAAGGCTTTTTTTCTCTGTTTTGATGTTAAGGTTAAAAAAAACTGTCCAAATATTGCACTGTGCatactatgtatgtatgtactggtGCATCAAAATATATAGAACGTTGCCAATATTATGTTTCAATTTTGTAATTCAGTCATTTTCTTTGTTTAccaaacatagctagctagctaaagtaggACAGTATGGAGTAGATAAAGTGGGACAGCATAATACGCTTTTCCAATGGAGAAAAGAGATCCAGTTTTTATTTGAGACCCCATGTACTTAGATTAGTCAGGGCTCTGGTTCTTTAACCTCTTCAGACATCTATCCAACATATTATCCCAACACGTGATACATTTTTGAAATCCTCAGAAGTTTCCTAAACACACAAAACTTTATTGAATTGTCATTGGGGTACAATTAGGACTAAAGTAGTGGTGTCCCAGTCTACCACATGCGAATTGAAAATATGGTTTTGCCTCAGTATACACAAATGGGTGTGTCATGCCTCCTGTAAATATGATatcaaaatgttgttgtttttttaaattagaaAACATCTGGATTTCATAAATGTATCATGTATTGGGTTAATATGTGAAATAAATGTCGAAAGAGGGTACAGACGACGGAAATGCAAAGTGTCCCACTTATTCGTAATTCACCCTGTGCAAAATGGGTCACTTTTGAGCCCCTTTTATTTCCTAAATGTTTTGGTATTCCGGTACAAAACGTAACTTTCTGACCACTTATTCCATGGGCAAACATGTTTGGAAGGTTTTGTTTAAATCAAAA
The Oncorhynchus keta strain PuntledgeMale-10-30-2019 chromosome 11, Oket_V2, whole genome shotgun sequence genome window above contains:
- the LOC118390426 gene encoding tyrosine-protein kinase receptor UFO-like isoform X2 codes for the protein MRPPEDWNYPGRIICVSSSMHGYTVFQFVKSPANVTSSLGKPVQVLCTLQGDGGGEEPPDVVWFRDGQSLDYADTNQVQVPVTEGSWLTLSELRIDHVKLSDIGRYRCMATVGRKDLMSQEGVIQLEGIPHFSVEPHDMTVVANVSLSLQCMAHGPPEPVRIIWLQNGGPLNTLQDPVSHSPSTRNFTGLNHTSSFSCEAHNSKGVATSASGTVTVVPSQAHEVQAVEVTISSLLISWEPGFGGVYPVSVCSIQAAPSGPDRTALLNHLVHNQNVNVPPARHLIPDLEPYSSYDVRVACRSSQGASPWTPWVTLRTSEGVPEAAPDNVSGLFNGTEVIVSWTKPPGRLNGQILGYRVEYRTPNKSKAVLESVQSSELAIPLSSLLDSVSLSVSACTVAGCGPWSPVQTLKQKQPDLSPHQEFSWHWWYVIMGIAVGLALIGFIMVYAIILRRRETCFGKTFDPMRNGGGDFVVRYSARRTYNHQSNEATLNSLVISDELKHKLQDVMVDRHKLTLGKTLGEGEFGSVMEGLLVHEETVLKVAVKTMKISICTRTEMEDFLREAACMKEFDHPNVMRLLGVCLQTVERGGYPSPVVILPCMKHGDLHSFLLYSRLGDSPLSLPSQMLVKFMTDVARGMEYLSDKRFIHRDLAARNCMLNENMTVCVADFGLSKKIYNGDYYRQGRISKMPVKWIAIESLADRVYTTKSDVWSFGVTMWEIATRGQTPYPGVENSEIYDYLRQGNRLKQPPSCLDTIYSLMFSCWLLSPKDRPGFPSLRCDLEKALEEMPEQEEADDLLYVNMEEPSGSLSGAVGGWEPFGLPHPSYQKNMGPLETAQVHHHHADRYVLCPQREAQPYLNDSIDSLSWMASSSSPTLQLQASCSSSPTSSLLLDGQDNREGEGWDRRVFRK